The following proteins are encoded in a genomic region of Nicotiana sylvestris chromosome 4, ASM39365v2, whole genome shotgun sequence:
- the LOC138889648 gene encoding uncharacterized protein has translation MWDPNSNMFTALQSHTQFIHGLVQNANSTFQFAFTVVYGLHTIAHRHDLWATLNELEEQMTMPWLLMGDFNAIRDMDDRANGTVVQENEIKDFREFMEDCRMTELPTVGRCYTWTNSHVHSRIDRVIVNAQWIMVMPPMEVQVMDPHFSDHSPLCIEMEVREDSRKKPFKFYNCLPDHPDFGQMNLKKVKVALKGLNRKESVGTTIKVKQMREQLANIQAQMRSTASTIDMFEAEKSIRQKLEKWSMIEESISKHKSRVQWLKLGDSNTAFFFASMKGRASQNQIKILIVDDGSLIKTAAGIEQEIVCFYKRLLGNSASRLPAIDPNVMKQGPVLTRNQQLQLISPFTSDDVFKALQGIDDSKAPSADGFNACFYKKA, from the exons ATGTGGGATCCTAATAGTAATATGTTCACAGCTTTACAAAGTCACACACAATTCATTCATGGATTAGTACAAAATGCTAATTCTACTTTTCAATTTGCCTTCACTGTTGTATATGGTCTGCACACAATTGCTCATAGGCATGATTTGTGGGCTACTTTAAATGAGCTGGAGGAACAGATGACCATGCCTTGGCTACTTATGGGAGATTTCAATGCAATTAGGGATATGGATGACAGAGCCAATGGTACTGTAGTTCAGGAAAATGAAATCAAAGATTTTAGAGAGTTTATGGAAGATTGCAGAATGACTGAACTACCAACTGTAGGAAGATGTTATACATGGACTAATAGCCATGTTCATAGCAGGATAGACAGGGTTATAGTAAATGCTCAATGGATTATGGTAATGCCTCCTATGGAAGTCCAAGTGATGGATCCTCATTTTTCAGATCACTCTCCCTTGTGTATAGAGATGGAAGTAAGAGAGGATAGCAGGAAAAAGCCGTTCAAGTTCTATAATTGTTTGCCAGATCATCCAGATTTTGGCCAAATG AATCTAAAAAAGGTGAAAGTTGCTCTAAAAGGCTTGAATAGGAAAGAGTCTGTTGGTACAACTATTAAGGTCAAACAGATGAGAGAGCAATTGGCGAACATTCAAGCACAGATGAGAAGCACTGCATCAACTATTGATATGTTTGAAGCTGAAAAATCCATTAGACAGAAACTTGAGAAATGGAGTATGATAGAGGAAAGTATATCCAAGCATAAGTCAAGGGTGCAGTGGCTTAAACTAGGGGACTCTAACACAGCCTTTTTCTTTGCTAGTATGAAAGGGAGAGCCTCACAAAATCAAATCAAGATACTTATAGTTGATGATGGAAGCTTGATAAAAACTGCAGCAGGTATTGAGCAAGAAATAGTATGTTTTTATAAGAGATTGCTTGGGAATTCAGCTAGCAGACTACCTGCAATTGATCCTAATGTGATGAAGCAAGGACCAGTTTTAACAAGGAATCAACAACTACAACTAATCTCACCTTTCACCAGTGATGATGTGTTCAAAGCCTTACAGGGGATTGATGACTCGAAAGCTCCATCGGCTGATGGTTTCAATGCATGTTTTTACAAGAAAGCATGA